One genomic window of Equus caballus isolate H_3958 breed thoroughbred chromosome 6, TB-T2T, whole genome shotgun sequence includes the following:
- the INHBC gene encoding inhibin beta C chain: protein MISSMLLAFLFLAPATVATSRADGQCLACAGPTLDLESQRELLLDLAKRNILDKLHLSQRPTLSRPVSRAALRTVLQRLHGPPQGVLPEADRGQEYEIISFAQTGLSNVNQTRLDFYFSDRTAGGMEIQQASLMFFVQLPPNTTQTMKVRILVPGPHDTNLTLATQHLLEVDASGWHQLLLGPEAQAACSQRHLTLELVPEGQVAQSSVILGGAAHRPFVAARVRVGGKHRVRRRGINCQGGSRMCCRQEFFVDFREIGWHDWIIQPEGYAMNFCTGQCPLHVAGMPGIAASFHTTVFNLLKANTAAGATGGGSCCVPTTRRPLSLLYYDRDSNIVKTDIPDMVVETCGCS, encoded by the exons ATGATCTCCTCAATGCTCCTGGCTTTCCTTTTCCTGGCTCCGGCCACAGTGGCCACTTCCAGAGCTGACGgtcagtgtctggcatgtgcggGGCCCACTTTGGACCTGGAGAGCCAGCGGGAACTGCTTCTGGACCTGGCCAAGAGAAATATCTTGGACAAGCTGCACCTCAGCCAGCGCCCAACACTGAGCCGGCCTGTgtccagggctgctctgaggaccGTGCTGCAGCGCCTCCACGGGCCCCCACAGGGGGTGCTTCCTGAGGCTGACAGGGGGCAGGAATATGAGATCATCAGCTTTGCTCAGACAG GCCTCTCCAACGTCAACCAGACTCGTCTTGATTTCTACTTCTCTGATAGAACTGCTGGTGGCATGGAGATTCAGCAGGCCAGCCTCATGTTCTTTGTGCAGCTCCCTCCCAATACCACCCAGACTATGAAGGTGAGGATCCTTGTGCCAGGGCCACATGACACCAACCTCACCTTGGCCACTCAGCACCTGCTGGAGGTGGATGCCAGTGGCTGGCACCAGCTCCTCCTGGGGCCTGAAGCTCAAGCTGCATGCAGCCAGAGGCACCTGACCCTAGAGCTGGTACCTGAAGGCCAGGTAGCCCAGAGCTCAGTCATCCTGGGTGGGGCTGCCCATAGGCCTTTTGTGGCAGCCCGGGTGAGAGTTGGCGGCAAGCACCGGGTTCGCCGGCGAGGCATCAACTGCCAGGGTGGGTCCAGGATGTGCTGTCGACAAGAGTTCTTTGTGGACTTCCGTGAGATTGGCTGGCACGACTGGATCATCCAGCCTGAGGGCTACGCAATGAACTTCTGCACAGGGCAGTGTCCACTGCATGTGGCAGGCATGCCTGGCATTGCTGCCTCCTTTCACACTACAGTGTTCAATCTTCTCAAGGCCAACACAGCTGCAGGTGCCACTGGAGGGGGCTCATGCTGTGTGCCCACAACTCGGCGCCCCCTGTCTCTGCTCTACTATGACAGGGACAGCAACATTGTCAAGACTGACATACCTGATATGGTGGTAGAGACCTGTGGGTGCAGTTAG
- the INHBE gene encoding inhibin beta E chain — translation MELPDVQLQLVLLWALVWAQGAGSVCPSCGGPTLAPQAERALVLELAKQQILEGLHLTSRPRITHPPSQAALTRALRRLQPGSAAPANGEEVISFATITDSSTSTCSSVLTFHLSAPRSHHLEHARLWLHALPTLPGALYLRIFQCGPRRRRQGSRALLAEHQMKTPGWHALTLPSSGLRGEESGVLKLQLDCRPLEDNSTAARQPRQLLDMVGDRRPFLELKIRPSEPGAGRARRRTPTCEPETPLCCRRDHYVDFQELGWRDWILQPEGYQLNYCSGQCPPHLAGSPGIAASFHSAVFSLLKANNPWPLGNSCCVPTARRPLSLLYLDRDGNVVKTDVPDMVVEACGCS, via the exons ATGGAGCTCCCTGATGTCCAGCTCCAGCTGGTGCTGCTGTGGGCATTGGTGTGGGCACAGGGGGCAGGGTCTGTGTGTCCCTCCTGTGGGGGCCCCACACTAGCACCTCAAGCAGAACGAGCCCTGGTCCTGGAGCTAGCCAAGCAGCAAATCCTGGAAGGGCTGCACCTGACCAGTCGTCCCAGAATAACTCATCCTCCATCCCAGGCTGCGCTGACCAGAGCCCTCCGGAGACTACAGCCAGGAAGTGCGGCTCCAGCGAATGGGGAGGAGGTCATCAGCTTTGCTACCATCACAG ACTCCTCCACTTCCACCTGCAGCTCCGTGCTCACTTTTCACCTGTCCGCTCCTCGGTCCCACCACCTGGAGCATGCTCGCCTCTGGCTGCACGCGCTCCCCACCCTTCCTGGCGCTCTTTACCTGAGGATCTTCCAATGCGGCCCCAGGAGGAGGCGCCAAGGGTCCCGCGCCCTCCTAGCTGAGCACCAAATGAAAACCCCGGGCTGGCACGCCCTGACTCTGCCCTCTAGTGGCTTGAGGGGTGAGGAGTCTGGTGTCCTGAAACTCCAACTAGACTGCAGACCCCTAGAAGACAACAGCACAGCTGCCCGACAGCCTCGCCAGCTCTTGGACATGGTGGGAGACCGGCGGCCCTTCCTGGAGCTTAAGATCCGGCCCAGTGAGCCTGGAGCAGGCCGGGCCAGGAGGAGGACCCCCACCTGTGAGCCTGAGACCCCCTTATGTTGCAGGCGAGACCATTATGTAGACTTTCAGGAGCTGGGATGGCGGGACTGGATCCTGCAGCCCGAGGGGTACCAGCTGAATTACTGCAGTGGCCAGTGCCCCCCACACCTGGCTGGCAGCCCGGGCATTGCTGCCTCCTTCCATTCTGCTGTCTTCAGCCTCCTCAAGGCCAACAACCCTTGGCCCTTGGGTAACTCCTGCTGCGTCCCTACTGCCCGaagacctctctctctcctctatctcGACCGTGATGGCAATGTGGTCAAGACAGATGTGCCAGACATGGTGGTGGAGGCCTGTGGCTGCAGCTAG